DNA sequence from the Acidobacteriota bacterium genome:
ACGCCAAATTTTGTCCGGCGCGAATTTATGGACGCGAACAACCAGAACATCCTCGTAATGCGAGCGGTTGAAAATCGTAATTTCGCCTTTTCCGGGCGTGTGTTTGTGAACGCGCCACAGAAAGTCATGCGCCAGTTCTTCAGCCGTGGGAACTTTGAATGATGCCACCTGACAGCCGAGCGAATTCAGTGGCCCCATGACGGTTTTGATAGTTCCATCCTTGCCGGAAGTATCGCGGCCTTGCAGCGCGATCAAGACTGCATGTTGACCGGCGGCATACAACAATTCTTGTAACCGCGTCAGTTCGCCGCTGAGCTTTTCCAACTTCGCTTCGCCGTCTCCCTTGCTCAGCCCGGCATCGTATTCAGGATCAACATGGCGAAGCTTAACAGGATTTGTGCCTGTGAGTTTGTGGGCATAAGCCATTGATTCGCCTCCATAAAATCATTTTCTTTGGTTCAAAAAATACGTTGCTTGACCACATCGGAAGCCGACTTATATGATGCCTGCGGTTTGGGTTCAACATTAACCAATCACTTTTTCCTGCCTGACCGAGTTTCCGGCAACAAATTTTGAGGGAGTTTCAATCGCTATGGCTCATCCAACGAGTTCAAACAACAACGCACAGAAGATTTGGCACAACGGCAAATTCATTGACTGGAATGAGGCGAACATCCACATTATGTCGCACGTGGTTCATTATGGATCGTCACTGTTTGAAGGCATTCGCTGTTATTCGACGCCGCAAGGCCCGGCGATTTTTCGCCTTCGTGAACACATCAAACGATTGCATGATTCCTGCCACGTATATCGCATGCCACTGGAATTCAGCGTCGAGCAATTGATGGAAGCCTGCCTGGAAACGGTTCGAGTCAACGGATTCAAGGAATGTTACCTGCGCCCCGTGGCGTTTCGCGGA
Encoded proteins:
- a CDS encoding polyphosphate kinase 2 family protein, producing MAYAHKLTGTNPVKLRHVDPEYDAGLSKGDGEAKLEKLSGELTRLQELLYAAGQHAVLIALQGRDTSGKDGTIKTVMGPLNSLGCQVASFKVPTAEELAHDFLWRVHKHTPGKGEITIFNRSHYEDVLVVRVHKFAPDKIWRARYDHINHFEKLLAESNTIVLKFYLHISKQEQEQRLLEREQDATKYWKLSAGDWKEREYWNDYTRAYEDALNRCSTPQAPWFIVPANKKWFRNLAVAEAVVNALKPYEKQWMKRLEEVGQKSKAEIEAFRGK